TAGAGCATGCGGCCCGGCTGAATCTGGGCTACCCAGTACTCCACGCTACCTTTACCTTTACCCATCCGCACTTCGAGCGGCTTCTGGGTAATCGGCTTATCGGGGAAGACCCGAATCCAGATCTTACCGCCACGCTTGATGTGACGGGTCATGGCCCGACGAGCCGCTTCGATCTGACGCGCGGTGATCCGGCCACGGCCGGTGGCCTGCAGGCCGATGGTGCCAAAAGACACCTTGTTGCCGCGCTGTGCCAGGCCACGGTTACGGCCCTTATGAATTTTCCGGAATTTGGTACGCTTCGGCTGCAACATCGTTCGTTACCTTTTAACCACGGCCGCGTTTTTTCGCGCCCTTGGACTGCTTCTGCTCTTCCTGAACCTGCTCCATGCCACCAAGCACTTCGCCACGGAAGATCCAGACCTTCACACCGATGGTTCCGTAGGTGGTCTCAGCACGCACGTTGGCGTAATCGATGTCCGCACGCAGAGTATGCAGCGGCACGCGACCTTCACGGTACCATTCCGTACGAGCAATCTCGGCACCACCCAGACGACCAGAAAGCTGGACCCGAATACCTTGGGCACCGGCCTTGAGCGCGTTTTGCACCGCACGCTTCATAGCGCGGCGGAACATAACGCGGCGTTCGATCTGGCCAGCGATATTATCGGCTACCAGACGGGCATCCACATCGGGCTTACGCACTTCCTCGATGTTGATGTGCACCGGCACACCCATCTTGGCAGCGACGTCGCGACGCAGGCGCTCAACGTCCTCGCCCTTCTTGCCGATCACGATCCCCGGACGTGCCGTGGAGATGGTGATGCGAACGTTTTCGGACGGACGCTCGATCTTAATTCGGCTCACCGAGGCATTCTTGAGGCGCTTGAACAGATACTCACGCACCTCGAGATCGGTTACCAGGCAGTCAGCATAGGTCTTGGGACCCGCATACCACAGGGAGTTGTGCTCCTTGACGATGCCCAGACGAATACCGATCGGATGAACTTTCTGACCCATCTGGTTACTCCTGACCTTCCGAGACTTTTACAGTGATGTGGCAGGTACGCTTGAGAATGCGATCCGCCCGCCCTTTCGCGCGGGGCCGAATACGCTTCATCGACATGCCTTCATCCACGTAGATGGTGGATACTTTCAGCTCATCCACATCGGCGCCGTCGTTGTTTTCCGCGTTAGCAATCGCGGACTCCAGCACCTTCTTAACAATCTTGGCCGCCTTCTTGGGGCTAAAGGCGAGAACATTCAACGCCCTTTCCACCTCCAGACCTCGGATCTGGTCGGCCACCAGGCGGGCTTTCTGAGCCGAAATTCTTGCGCCCCGCAGACGGGCTGCAACTTCAGTCGCCATGGCTGTCACCTTATCGCTTAGCCTTTTTGTCCACGATATGCCCGCGGAAGTTACGGGTCAGGGCGAATTCGCCCAGCTTGTGGCCCACCATGTGCTCGGAAACCAATACCGGAACATGCTGACGGCCGTTATGTACCGCGATGGTCAAACCCACCATCTCCGGGATGATCATGGAGCGACGGGACCAGGTTTTGATCGGCTTACGGGAGCCGGCTTCCACCGCTTCTTCCACCTTCTTCAACAGGTGGTGATCCAGAAACGGACCTTTTTTCAGTGAACGTGGCACAGCCTGAACCTCTCTCTATCCCTTACTTACGACGGTCGCGCACAATCATCTTGGAGGTGCGCTTGTTGGTACGGGTTTTGTGGCCCTTGGTCGGTACACCCCAGGGGGTTACCGGATGACGGCCACCGGACGTACGCCCTTCACCACCACCATGGGGGTGATCCACGGGGTTCATGGCCACACCGCGAACAGTGGGTCGAACACCGCGCCAGCGGGTTGCGCCGGCCTTACCCAGCGAGCGCAGGCTGTGCTCACTGTTGGATACTTGCCCGATGGTGGCGCGGCACTCAGCGTGCACCTTACGCATTTCGCCGGAGCGCAAACGCAGGGTTACATACTGTCCATCCTTCGCCAGCAGCTGGACAGAAGTACCCGCGGAGCGAGCCAGCTGACCACCTTTACCGGGCTTCAGTTCCACATTGTGAATCGTGGAACCCAGCGGAATGTTGCGCAGCGGCAGAGCATTACCCACCTTGATCGGAGCATCTTCGCCGGACTGAACGCGGTCGCCGGCTTTCAGATCTTTCGGCGCCAAAATGTAACGACGCTCGCCATCCAGATACTTCACCAGCGCG
This sequence is a window from Alloalcanivorax dieselolei B5. Protein-coding genes within it:
- the rplP gene encoding 50S ribosomal protein L16, with product MLQPKRTKFRKIHKGRNRGLAQRGNKVSFGTIGLQATGRGRITARQIEAARRAMTRHIKRGGKIWIRVFPDKPITQKPLEVRMGKGKGSVEYWVAQIQPGRMLYEMEGVSEDVAREAFRLAAAKLPVSTRVVTRTVM
- the rpsC gene encoding 30S ribosomal protein S3, with protein sequence MGQKVHPIGIRLGIVKEHNSLWYAGPKTYADCLVTDLEVREYLFKRLKNASVSRIKIERPSENVRITISTARPGIVIGKKGEDVERLRRDVAAKMGVPVHINIEEVRKPDVDARLVADNIAGQIERRVMFRRAMKRAVQNALKAGAQGIRVQLSGRLGGAEIARTEWYREGRVPLHTLRADIDYANVRAETTYGTIGVKVWIFRGEVLGGMEQVQEEQKQSKGAKKRGRG
- the rplV gene encoding 50S ribosomal protein L22; the protein is MATEVAARLRGARISAQKARLVADQIRGLEVERALNVLAFSPKKAAKIVKKVLESAIANAENNDGADVDELKVSTIYVDEGMSMKRIRPRAKGRADRILKRTCHITVKVSEGQE
- the rpsS gene encoding 30S ribosomal protein S19, which encodes MPRSLKKGPFLDHHLLKKVEEAVEAGSRKPIKTWSRRSMIIPEMVGLTIAVHNGRQHVPVLVSEHMVGHKLGEFALTRNFRGHIVDKKAKR
- the rplB gene encoding 50S ribosomal protein L2, giving the protein MAIVKTKPTSPGRRFVVKVVNEELHKGAPYAPLLEAKAKNGGRNNNGRITTRHKGGGHKQKYRVVDFRRNKDGVQGVVERLEYDPNRSAHIALVKYLDGERRYILAPKDLKAGDRVQSGEDAPIKVGNALPLRNIPLGSTIHNVELKPGKGGQLARSAGTSVQLLAKDGQYVTLRLRSGEMRKVHAECRATIGQVSNSEHSLRSLGKAGATRWRGVRPTVRGVAMNPVDHPHGGGEGRTSGGRHPVTPWGVPTKGHKTRTNKRTSKMIVRDRRK